From the genome of Elusimicrobiota bacterium, one region includes:
- a CDS encoding 2-oxoacid:acceptor oxidoreductase subunit alpha: protein MKDILVRIGGDGGEGIISSGDLLTMALARSNYEVFTFRTFPAEIKGGPAMFQVRFGDQTILSQGHQADILVTLNEEAFRLHHAALKPDGLLVYEPAHYKPEGSFEAYAVPLDEIASHGVKSAITKNMVALGVVARVLDLSFETLEQLIRERFGKKGDAVVAKNLEALKAGSEFVAQHPVKKQLPVFAPLESSHKHVVMSGNEALTVGAISAGCRYFGGYPITPASDILELMERELPKFGGAVVQTEDEIAAIASVIGASFAGKKAMTATSGPGLALMVEELGLATMAEIPCVVVDAQRGGPSTGLPTKMEQGDLNLAVYGAHGDAPRIVLAPGDVEECLYYMIQAFNLAEKYQTPVIFLTDQSLAHRTQTYVWPDFSRVPVINRLLPSEAELKEYDRYKITPDGISPMAIPGMKGGCYAATGLEHTEEGFPSFVPKTHTIMSAKRAQKIEEVSREKGFTARFGEKQAKIGVIGWGSTQGAIREAVEMAIQQGLSVAQLQLKMVYPLPEADLLEFLQSVEQVLIAELNYMGQLNQLFQSKFLIPTQTLTKCEGLPFFAEEILAKLKEMSGSAKAAAQGERLATHNR, encoded by the coding sequence GTGAAAGATATTCTGGTTCGCATCGGCGGCGACGGCGGCGAAGGCATCATCAGCAGCGGTGATCTGCTCACCATGGCGCTGGCCCGCTCCAATTATGAAGTTTTCACGTTCCGCACGTTTCCGGCGGAGATTAAGGGCGGGCCCGCGATGTTCCAGGTCCGCTTCGGAGACCAGACCATCCTGTCTCAAGGCCATCAGGCCGATATCCTCGTCACGCTGAACGAAGAAGCTTTTCGATTGCACCACGCCGCCCTGAAGCCGGACGGTCTGCTGGTGTATGAGCCGGCGCATTACAAACCGGAAGGATCCTTCGAAGCGTACGCGGTGCCGCTGGACGAGATCGCTTCGCACGGCGTGAAATCCGCGATCACGAAAAACATGGTAGCGCTGGGGGTTGTGGCCCGGGTCCTGGACCTGTCCTTCGAGACGCTCGAGCAGCTGATCCGCGAACGTTTTGGTAAAAAAGGCGATGCGGTGGTCGCTAAAAATCTGGAAGCGTTGAAAGCCGGCTCCGAATTTGTCGCGCAGCACCCCGTCAAGAAACAGCTGCCCGTTTTCGCTCCTCTGGAGTCCTCCCATAAGCATGTCGTCATGTCAGGGAATGAGGCGCTCACCGTAGGAGCCATTTCAGCCGGGTGCCGCTACTTCGGCGGTTACCCGATCACCCCGGCTTCCGATATCCTTGAATTGATGGAACGGGAATTGCCGAAGTTCGGCGGCGCGGTGGTCCAGACGGAGGATGAGATCGCCGCGATCGCCTCGGTCATCGGCGCTTCATTCGCCGGCAAAAAGGCGATGACCGCCACCTCCGGCCCCGGCCTGGCGCTGATGGTGGAGGAGCTGGGGCTGGCGACGATGGCCGAGATCCCCTGCGTGGTGGTGGATGCCCAGCGCGGCGGGCCCAGCACCGGGTTGCCGACCAAGATGGAACAGGGGGATCTGAACCTGGCGGTTTACGGCGCGCACGGTGACGCCCCACGGATCGTCCTGGCCCCCGGTGACGTCGAAGAGTGCCTTTATTACATGATTCAGGCGTTCAATCTGGCGGAAAAATACCAGACGCCCGTCATTTTTCTCACCGATCAATCCCTGGCGCACCGGACCCAGACGTATGTGTGGCCTGACTTCAGCCGGGTGCCGGTGATCAACCGGCTCCTGCCGTCGGAAGCGGAGCTGAAGGAGTATGACCGCTACAAAATCACGCCGGACGGGATTTCGCCGATGGCGATTCCCGGGATGAAAGGCGGTTGTTACGCGGCGACAGGCCTGGAGCACACGGAAGAGGGATTCCCGAGTTTCGTGCCGAAAACCCATACGATCATGTCGGCCAAGCGCGCCCAGAAAATCGAAGAAGTTTCCCGGGAGAAAGGTTTCACGGCCCGCTTCGGGGAGAAACAGGCGAAAATCGGCGTGATCGGGTGGGGGTCGACGCAAGGCGCCATTCGTGAAGCGGTGGAAATGGCCATTCAGCAGGGCCTGTCGGTGGCGCAGCTGCAGCTGAAGATGGTTTACCCGCTTCCGGAAGCCGACCTCCTGGAGTTCCTCCAGTCCGTGGAGCAGGTCCTGATCGCGGAACTCAACTATATGGGGCAGTTGAATCAGCTTTTCCAGTCCAAATTTCTCATCCCGACACAAACACTGACCAAGTGCGAGGGACTGCCCTTTTTTGCGGAGGAGATCCTGGCTAAATTGAAAGAAATGAGCGGCAGCGCCAAAGCAGCGGCCCAGGGAGAACGTCTTGCCACGCACAACCGCTGA
- the trxB gene encoding thioredoxin-disulfide reductase — MENVYDIVIVGAGPGGLTAGLYGSRAKLKVVILEKELPGGQINKTGIIEDYPGFISIDARELAQKMTDHAKAFGAEIRSITASAVRKSNDLFHVETPEGVLKGKSVILATGGSPNALGCKGEKEFLNKGVSYCAICDGPLPIFRNKPMVVIGGGDSAVEEGLYLTKFASRVFLVHRRNELRASQIVQACAKADPKMELVLESVVEEIGGKDLVEWVKIKNVKTNQSRTIPAAGVFIYVGFSPNNGIVKDPVRKDGQGYLLTNPNMETSIPGLFAIGDVRQQLTRQITTAVGDGTTAAVAAEKFIQGILKR, encoded by the coding sequence ATGGAAAACGTTTACGACATCGTTATCGTCGGAGCCGGGCCGGGCGGACTGACAGCCGGTCTGTATGGCTCCCGAGCCAAACTGAAAGTGGTTATTCTGGAAAAAGAGCTGCCGGGCGGCCAGATCAATAAAACGGGGATTATCGAGGATTACCCGGGTTTCATCAGCATCGATGCCCGGGAGCTGGCCCAGAAAATGACGGATCATGCCAAGGCGTTCGGAGCGGAAATCCGTTCCATAACCGCCAGCGCTGTGCGTAAAAGCAACGATCTTTTCCATGTGGAAACGCCGGAAGGCGTTCTGAAGGGCAAAAGCGTGATTCTGGCCACCGGCGGCAGCCCCAACGCGCTCGGCTGCAAAGGGGAAAAAGAATTCCTGAACAAGGGTGTCAGCTACTGCGCCATCTGCGACGGCCCGCTGCCGATTTTCCGGAACAAGCCGATGGTGGTGATCGGCGGCGGCGACTCCGCTGTCGAAGAGGGCCTTTACCTGACGAAATTCGCCTCCCGCGTTTTTCTGGTCCACCGCCGCAACGAACTTCGCGCGTCCCAGATCGTGCAGGCCTGCGCCAAAGCGGATCCCAAAATGGAGCTGGTGCTGGAGTCTGTTGTGGAGGAAATCGGGGGCAAGGATCTGGTCGAGTGGGTCAAAATCAAGAACGTCAAGACGAATCAATCCCGGACGATTCCGGCCGCCGGTGTGTTTATTTACGTCGGGTTTTCGCCGAATAACGGCATCGTCAAAGATCCGGTCCGGAAAGACGGCCAGGGATATCTCCTCACCAATCCAAACATGGAAACCTCGATTCCCGGGCTTTTTGCGATCGGGGATGTCCGCCAGCAGCTGACCCGGCAAATCACCACCGCTGTCGGGGATGGGACCACCGCCGCGGTGGCGGCGGAAAAGTTTATCCAGGGGATTTTGAAACGGTGA
- the nadA gene encoding quinolinate synthase NadA: MTPAETLRDRIQTLKKERRAVILAHNYQLPEVQDIADYVGDSLGLSQQAAKTPADVIVFCGVHFMAETASILSPEKTILLPDLEAGCSMADMITAEALRKWKAEHPRAVVVSYVNTTAAVKAESDYCCTSSNAVKVVESIPADREILFVPDMYLGRYVREKTGRTIHTWPGYCGVHSSITPSQVLQAKQAHPQAEFLIHPECGCTTPQMMQADQILSTEGMMNRPAVSPAKEFIVVTETGILHRMRKQYPDRKFIPISEDAICGYMKHISLEKVLWSLEEMKFEVKVPVEIAARAKQAIDRMMTVV, translated from the coding sequence ATGACTCCTGCTGAGACCTTGCGAGATCGTATCCAGACGCTCAAAAAAGAGCGCCGCGCTGTTATTCTGGCGCACAACTACCAGCTCCCGGAAGTCCAGGACATCGCCGACTATGTTGGGGATTCGCTGGGGCTTTCCCAGCAGGCGGCCAAGACGCCGGCGGACGTCATTGTTTTCTGCGGGGTGCACTTCATGGCGGAAACCGCCAGCATCCTCTCCCCGGAGAAGACCATCCTGCTCCCGGATCTGGAAGCCGGTTGTTCGATGGCCGACATGATTACCGCTGAAGCTCTTCGAAAATGGAAAGCCGAACACCCCAGGGCGGTCGTGGTATCCTATGTGAATACGACGGCCGCGGTGAAGGCGGAAAGCGATTACTGCTGTACATCCTCGAATGCGGTGAAGGTGGTAGAATCAATTCCGGCGGACCGGGAGATCCTGTTTGTCCCGGATATGTATCTGGGCCGGTATGTTCGAGAGAAAACAGGCCGGACGATTCACACCTGGCCGGGGTACTGCGGAGTTCATTCCAGTATCACCCCCTCACAGGTGCTTCAGGCCAAACAAGCGCATCCGCAGGCGGAATTTCTGATTCATCCCGAGTGCGGATGCACGACGCCCCAGATGATGCAGGCGGATCAGATCCTGTCGACGGAAGGAATGATGAACCGCCCGGCGGTGTCACCGGCTAAAGAGTTTATCGTGGTCACGGAAACCGGAATCCTGCACCGGATGCGAAAGCAGTACCCTGACCGGAAATTCATCCCGATTTCCGAAGACGCGATCTGCGGCTACATGAAGCATATCTCGTTAGAAAAAGTACTATGGTCGTTGGAAGAAATGAAGTTCGAGGTGAAGGTCCCGGTTGAAATCGCGGCGCGAGCCAAACAGGCCATCGACCGCATGATGACGGTGGTATAA
- the ilvB gene encoding biosynthetic-type acetolactate synthase large subunit, producing the protein MTEMTGAQIVCEVLKREGVEVVFGIPGGSNLPLNDALGLSGLRFVLTRHEQGASHMADGYARATGKVGVCFATSGPGATNLVTGLATANMDSIPMVAITGQVRTDVIGSDAFQEADITGITRPITKHNFLVKDVRHLRRALQEAFLIARTGRPGPVLVDIPADIQRAKTEFDWEDKIEIRSYKPTTKGHALQIQKAVELIKGAKRPLLYIGGGILRAAAWDELFALAEKAHIPVTWTLMANGAFPPDHVLAMGPLGMHGKYSTNIAMQKCDLLIAAGSRFDDRVTGKLDAFSPHSKKIHIDIDPSNISKTVYAHCPVVGDLKNVLGEIAGAVPKLDHSEWLKEIQALDKQNPLSYKQDGNGIRPQYLIQEIHRLTKGEAIVATGVGQHQMWAMQWYPCAKPRHFLSSGGLGTMGYGFPAALGAKFACPDQTVVCIEGDGSFQMTACELTTSTLEKQPVLVLVLNNYFLGMVRQWQELFYEKRFAATCLVTPGGKVKLEDFPDQSKVPYIPDFIKLAEAHGAIGMRITTKDQVTPALEQALKDVKHRTVVMDIVIDPLEKVFPMVPVGKSLDDIIIDMA; encoded by the coding sequence ATGACCGAAATGACAGGCGCTCAAATCGTGTGCGAAGTCCTCAAACGCGAGGGCGTCGAGGTTGTATTCGGTATCCCTGGGGGATCGAATCTCCCGCTCAACGATGCGTTGGGCTTGTCGGGACTTCGTTTTGTGTTGACCCGTCATGAGCAGGGGGCTTCCCATATGGCGGATGGTTATGCCCGTGCCACCGGCAAAGTGGGGGTGTGTTTTGCGACGTCCGGTCCGGGGGCGACGAACTTGGTGACGGGACTCGCCACGGCCAATATGGATTCCATCCCGATGGTCGCGATTACAGGCCAGGTCCGCACGGACGTCATCGGTTCGGATGCCTTTCAGGAGGCCGATATCACCGGCATCACCCGGCCGATTACCAAGCACAACTTTCTGGTCAAGGACGTCCGGCACCTGCGCCGGGCGCTGCAGGAAGCGTTCCTGATCGCCCGCACGGGCCGTCCAGGTCCCGTGCTCGTGGATATTCCGGCGGACATTCAGCGCGCCAAGACTGAGTTTGACTGGGAAGACAAAATCGAAATCCGCTCGTATAAGCCGACAACGAAAGGACACGCCCTTCAGATCCAGAAAGCGGTGGAGCTGATCAAAGGCGCCAAGCGGCCCCTGCTGTATATCGGAGGCGGTATCCTCCGTGCGGCCGCGTGGGACGAGCTGTTCGCTTTGGCGGAGAAAGCCCACATCCCGGTGACGTGGACGCTGATGGCCAACGGCGCTTTTCCGCCGGACCACGTGCTGGCTATGGGCCCGTTGGGGATGCACGGCAAGTACAGCACGAACATCGCGATGCAGAAGTGCGACCTGCTGATCGCCGCGGGTTCGCGCTTTGATGACCGGGTGACGGGGAAGCTGGATGCTTTTTCGCCTCACTCCAAGAAGATTCATATTGATATCGATCCGTCGAACATTTCCAAAACCGTGTATGCCCATTGCCCGGTGGTCGGAGATCTTAAGAACGTCCTGGGCGAAATTGCCGGAGCCGTCCCGAAACTGGACCACAGCGAATGGTTGAAGGAAATCCAGGCGTTGGACAAACAAAATCCGTTGTCGTACAAGCAGGACGGAAACGGGATTCGTCCCCAATACCTGATTCAGGAGATTCACCGGTTGACCAAAGGGGAAGCCATCGTGGCCACCGGGGTCGGCCAGCATCAGATGTGGGCCATGCAGTGGTATCCCTGCGCCAAGCCGCGCCACTTCCTGTCGTCCGGCGGGTTGGGAACGATGGGGTATGGGTTCCCGGCGGCGCTCGGCGCGAAGTTCGCTTGTCCGGACCAGACGGTGGTTTGTATCGAGGGAGACGGCTCCTTCCAGATGACCGCTTGTGAATTGACGACCTCCACTTTGGAGAAGCAGCCGGTCCTGGTGCTGGTCCTCAATAATTATTTCCTGGGAATGGTCCGTCAATGGCAGGAGCTTTTCTACGAGAAGCGCTTCGCGGCGACCTGCCTAGTGACCCCGGGAGGGAAGGTCAAGCTGGAAGACTTTCCGGATCAGTCGAAGGTTCCATATATCCCGGATTTCATTAAACTCGCGGAAGCGCACGGAGCCATCGGGATGCGGATTACGACCAAGGATCAGGTGACACCCGCCCTGGAGCAGGCGCTGAAGGACGTGAAGCACCGCACGGTGGTCATGGATATCGTCATTGATCCGCTCGAGAAGGTTTTCCCGATGGTGCCGGTCGGCAAAAGCCTGGACGACATTATCATCGACATGGCATAA
- a CDS encoding 2-oxoacid:ferredoxin oxidoreductase subunit beta, whose protein sequence is MKPTWCPGCGDFAVLNALYQALAALDLDPKNVVVVSGIGCSGRLPIFVNSYGFHGVHGRVLPTAMGVKIGNPKLTVIAVGGDGDGLAIGGGHFPHAARRNIDITYIMLDNNIYGLTKGQASPTTLQSFQGKSSPYGVAEENLNPIALALAYDVSFVARGYAGQIKHLTDLMIEGINHKGFSFIHALSPCVVFNDTYPYYGKKVTPIAPYENPSNKMRALELWQDKHHIFLGTFYKDETRQTFNERIRDIIGQFPRDDEKYFKELLNRYA, encoded by the coding sequence GTGAAGCCGACCTGGTGTCCCGGGTGCGGGGATTTCGCGGTTCTCAACGCCCTCTACCAGGCGTTGGCGGCGCTGGATCTGGATCCGAAGAACGTGGTGGTTGTCTCCGGGATCGGTTGTTCCGGGCGGTTACCCATTTTTGTAAACTCCTACGGATTTCACGGGGTACACGGGCGGGTGTTGCCGACGGCTATGGGCGTTAAGATCGGCAATCCCAAACTGACGGTGATCGCGGTGGGAGGGGACGGCGACGGGCTGGCCATCGGCGGCGGGCACTTTCCGCATGCGGCGCGGCGCAACATCGATATCACGTACATCATGCTCGACAACAATATTTATGGTTTGACGAAAGGCCAGGCTTCCCCGACCACCCTGCAGAGCTTTCAGGGGAAATCGAGCCCCTACGGCGTGGCGGAAGAAAACCTGAATCCCATCGCGCTGGCCCTGGCCTACGACGTGTCCTTTGTCGCGCGCGGCTATGCGGGCCAGATCAAACATTTGACGGATCTGATGATTGAAGGCATTAATCACAAGGGCTTTTCGTTTATCCATGCCCTGTCGCCTTGCGTGGTTTTCAATGACACCTACCCCTATTACGGAAAGAAAGTGACCCCCATCGCTCCTTACGAAAATCCCTCCAACAAAATGCGCGCCCTTGAACTGTGGCAGGATAAACATCACATTTTTCTGGGGACTTTTTATAAGGATGAGACGCGGCAGACGTTTAATGAACGGATCCGCGACATTATCGGGCAGTTTCCCCGGGATGATGAAAAATACTTCAAAGAACTTCTAAACAGGTACGCCTAA
- a CDS encoding leucyl aminopeptidase has protein sequence MKITVSNWKNWKDSSATLAVLAFQEETPRLLGLGKEASSIALLAKADGFKAKERETFLLHPVGSLPAARVLLIGLGKKTDFNNEVLRQTVPQVLRRVEDLGLKQIALRAPQVSRTPKGMDAELQTIAEGLWLASYRFDKHRKVEEPPVPVEDVTLWLDSTNAVAQKAVERGRLYAQATMRARDLINEPPSRMNPERLAEEALLLNKAPVSVRVFDKKELEKMGMGALLGVGAGGAVPPRLVEMIYKPAKKARKIVALVGKGITFDSGGLSLKPAQSMETMKDDMSGAAAVLGVFNALAELKPSVEVRGYLALAENMPGGRALKPGDVLKTHKGKTIEVLNTDAEGRLVLADALSYASAQKPDILIDIATLTGACTVALGHRISAIMTETPALARSLASAGTAAGEKFWELPLEKEYKKDIKSKIADVKNIGSRRGEAGTIIGGLFLQEFVECPSWAHIDIAGPSWTDSDQPYCPTGGTGHPVRTLLHYLENI, from the coding sequence ATGAAAATTACCGTTTCGAATTGGAAAAACTGGAAAGACTCCAGCGCTACGCTGGCGGTTCTGGCTTTTCAGGAAGAGACGCCCAGACTGCTGGGGCTTGGGAAAGAGGCTTCGTCCATTGCGTTGCTCGCTAAAGCGGACGGCTTCAAGGCCAAGGAACGTGAAACGTTCCTCCTTCATCCCGTGGGTTCTCTGCCCGCCGCACGAGTCCTGCTGATCGGGCTCGGGAAGAAGACGGATTTCAATAACGAGGTGTTGCGGCAGACGGTGCCCCAGGTCCTTCGCCGGGTGGAAGACCTCGGACTCAAGCAGATCGCGCTTCGCGCCCCGCAAGTGTCGCGCACTCCCAAAGGGATGGACGCCGAACTTCAGACGATTGCCGAAGGGTTGTGGCTGGCGTCGTATCGTTTTGATAAGCATCGCAAGGTGGAAGAGCCGCCGGTCCCCGTCGAAGACGTGACCTTGTGGCTGGACAGCACCAATGCCGTTGCTCAAAAGGCGGTGGAACGCGGTCGTCTCTATGCGCAGGCTACGATGCGGGCGCGCGATTTGATTAATGAGCCGCCCAGCCGGATGAACCCGGAGCGTCTGGCCGAAGAAGCTTTGTTGCTGAACAAAGCGCCGGTTTCCGTTCGCGTCTTTGATAAGAAGGAACTTGAGAAAATGGGAATGGGCGCACTCCTCGGGGTCGGTGCCGGCGGAGCGGTTCCTCCGCGGCTGGTCGAGATGATTTACAAGCCGGCGAAGAAAGCGCGGAAAATTGTGGCGCTTGTCGGCAAAGGGATTACCTTTGATTCCGGCGGTCTGTCCTTGAAGCCGGCGCAGTCCATGGAAACCATGAAGGATGACATGTCCGGAGCGGCTGCGGTGCTCGGTGTGTTCAATGCTTTGGCGGAACTCAAACCATCGGTGGAGGTTCGCGGCTACCTGGCGCTGGCCGAAAATATGCCGGGCGGACGGGCGCTGAAGCCGGGCGATGTCCTGAAAACGCATAAGGGAAAGACCATCGAAGTGCTCAATACCGACGCGGAAGGGCGTCTTGTGCTGGCGGACGCGCTGTCGTATGCCAGCGCACAGAAACCGGACATCCTGATCGATATCGCGACCCTGACCGGTGCTTGCACGGTCGCCCTGGGTCATCGGATCTCCGCGATCATGACCGAAACCCCTGCTTTGGCGCGTTCACTGGCTTCCGCAGGCACGGCCGCCGGCGAGAAGTTCTGGGAACTGCCGCTTGAGAAGGAATACAAGAAGGATATTAAAAGCAAAATCGCGGATGTGAAAAACATCGGCTCGCGGCGCGGGGAAGCCGGGACGATTATCGGCGGCCTCTTCCTGCAGGAGTTTGTTGAGTGTCCCTCATGGGCGCACATCGATATCGCGGGCCCTTCGTGGACCGATAGCGATCAGCCGTATTGCCCGACCGGAGGCACCGGCCATCCGGTGCGGACGTTGCTGCACTATTTAGAAAATATCTAA
- a CDS encoding NADH-quinone oxidoreductase subunit I, which produces MDPEPGALMTGYFRSVWANSVNLLKGLALTFRYLFERKVTLQYPKEKAALPERFRGMLTFHIEECIACDLCVRACPSACISLKSERNAAGKKIIQTYTIDFGKCNWCRLCEEACPTNPKSVHHTLEYERMFHSRDDFKITWNKV; this is translated from the coding sequence ATGGATCCGGAGCCAGGTGCCCTGATGACCGGGTATTTCCGATCGGTCTGGGCGAACTCCGTCAACCTGTTGAAAGGATTGGCGCTGACCTTCCGTTATCTGTTTGAGCGGAAAGTCACCCTCCAGTATCCGAAGGAAAAGGCCGCCCTCCCGGAGCGGTTCCGGGGGATGCTGACCTTTCATATTGAGGAATGCATCGCCTGCGATTTGTGCGTGCGGGCATGCCCTTCCGCCTGCATTTCACTGAAGAGCGAACGCAACGCAGCAGGCAAAAAGATCATCCAGACCTACACCATCGATTTTGGCAAGTGTAACTGGTGTCGTCTCTGTGAAGAAGCCTGTCCCACCAACCCCAAATCCGTTCATCACACCCTGGAGTACGAGCGGATGTTTCATTCGCGGGATGATTTCAAGATCACTTGGAACAAAGTTTAG
- a CDS encoding Mrp/NBP35 family ATP-binding protein, with protein MISEQDVLNALSKVQEPELHQDLAALHMIRDIAIDGDHVRFTIMLTTPACPLKGRIEEEARQAVLALPGVKDVQIKLDAEVNKDARLVENKVLPAGIKNVIAVASGKGGVGKSTTAVNLAVALQRDGAKVGLLDADIYGPNIPMMMGIAESERPVVTADQRMTPLEGHGVKVISIGFLVDKDKALIWRGPMLNGVIRQFLMSVEWGDLDYLVVDLPPGTGDASLTLVQSVPLTGVVIVTTPQQVALSDVRRSIAMFNEVRVPILGIIENMSGLECPHCRHAIQLFEGHGGEALSREFDIPLVGQIPFDPAVGETGDHGVPVVIAKPESVQAKVFQKAAELVAARISVFQREVL; from the coding sequence ATGATTAGTGAACAGGATGTTCTGAATGCGTTGAGCAAAGTCCAGGAACCGGAACTTCATCAGGATCTGGCGGCGCTCCATATGATCCGTGACATTGCGATCGACGGAGATCATGTTCGGTTCACCATCATGCTAACGACGCCCGCCTGCCCGCTCAAAGGCCGGATCGAAGAGGAAGCGCGCCAGGCTGTCCTGGCTCTCCCAGGGGTGAAGGATGTTCAGATCAAACTGGATGCCGAGGTGAACAAGGACGCGCGGCTTGTGGAGAATAAGGTCCTTCCGGCGGGCATCAAAAATGTTATCGCCGTGGCCAGCGGCAAGGGCGGGGTCGGCAAAAGTACGACGGCGGTCAATCTGGCGGTGGCCCTGCAGCGCGACGGCGCCAAAGTGGGATTATTGGACGCGGATATCTACGGTCCAAATATCCCCATGATGATGGGAATCGCGGAAAGCGAGCGGCCTGTGGTAACGGCCGATCAGCGCATGACTCCCCTGGAAGGGCATGGGGTGAAAGTCATTTCCATCGGTTTTCTGGTGGACAAAGACAAAGCCCTGATCTGGCGGGGGCCCATGCTCAATGGGGTCATTCGCCAGTTTCTGATGAGCGTGGAGTGGGGGGATCTCGATTACCTGGTCGTGGACCTGCCGCCGGGGACCGGGGATGCGTCCTTGACGCTCGTGCAGAGCGTGCCGCTGACCGGTGTGGTCATCGTGACAACGCCGCAGCAGGTGGCGCTGTCGGACGTGCGCCGTTCCATCGCCATGTTCAATGAGGTCCGCGTGCCGATTTTGGGGATTATTGAAAATATGAGCGGACTGGAGTGTCCGCACTGCCGGCACGCCATCCAGCTTTTTGAAGGGCACGGAGGAGAGGCCTTGAGCCGGGAGTTCGACATTCCTCTGGTCGGCCAGATCCCGTTTGATCCGGCGGTGGGAGAAACGGGCGATCACGGGGTTCCGGTGGTGATCGCGAAGCCGGAGTCCGTGCAGGCCAAGGTGTTTCAGAAGGCCGCCGAACTCGTGGCCGCGCGAATCAGCGTTTTTCAGAGAGAGGTTTTATGA
- the thiC gene encoding phosphomethylpyrimidine synthase ThiC — protein MTQRESARQGQITPEMKRVAEKEHVTPELIRDELAAGRLIIPANVNHLAHRLDPIGIGIAVSCKINANIGNSATTSNVEQELEKLHLAVHYGSDTVMDLSTGGDLDQIRTAMIQASTVPIGTVPIYEALKQVDKIEDLSWLLLRDVLEKQAKQGVDYFTIHAGLRQAHIPLTRNRITGIVSRGGAILAEWCLVHNEENFLYTHFDEMSEILRAYDVSYSLGDGLRPGCLSDASDTAQFAELDTLGDLTQRAWKSGVQVMVEGPGHVPMHQVAMNVERQQKVCQGAPFYVLGPLVTDIAPGYDHITSAIGAALAGWAGASLLCYVTPAEHLSLPNMEDVRQGVIAYKIAAHAADIARQRVGARDRDDELSRARFNFDWNRQFALSMDPEAARAKHDSTLPQENFKETPYCSMCGPKFCAMKITQDVRCLEAKKLTETPAVR, from the coding sequence ATGACGCAACGTGAGTCAGCCCGACAGGGACAAATTACCCCCGAGATGAAGCGGGTGGCGGAGAAGGAACACGTGACGCCGGAACTGATTCGCGACGAGCTCGCGGCCGGCCGGCTGATCATCCCGGCGAACGTGAACCATCTGGCGCACCGGCTCGATCCCATCGGCATCGGGATCGCGGTGAGCTGCAAAATCAACGCCAATATCGGGAACTCTGCGACCACGTCCAATGTCGAGCAGGAGCTGGAAAAACTCCACCTGGCGGTTCATTACGGCTCCGATACGGTGATGGATCTTTCGACCGGCGGGGATCTCGACCAGATCCGCACCGCCATGATTCAGGCCAGCACCGTTCCCATCGGAACCGTTCCCATCTATGAAGCGCTGAAACAGGTGGACAAAATCGAAGACCTTTCCTGGCTGCTCCTGCGCGACGTCCTTGAAAAACAGGCCAAACAGGGGGTCGATTACTTTACGATCCACGCCGGTCTGCGCCAGGCGCATATCCCCTTGACCCGGAACCGGATTACCGGGATTGTCAGCCGCGGTGGGGCCATCCTGGCGGAGTGGTGTCTGGTCCATAATGAAGAGAATTTCCTGTATACCCACTTTGACGAGATGTCCGAGATCCTGCGCGCCTATGACGTCAGCTACAGCCTGGGCGATGGCCTGCGTCCGGGTTGCTTGTCGGACGCGTCGGATACCGCGCAGTTCGCGGAGCTCGATACGCTGGGCGACTTAACGCAACGGGCCTGGAAGTCGGGTGTTCAAGTCATGGTGGAAGGCCCAGGCCATGTTCCCATGCATCAGGTGGCGATGAACGTGGAACGCCAGCAGAAGGTGTGCCAGGGCGCGCCCTTTTATGTGCTGGGGCCGCTCGTGACGGATATCGCTCCAGGTTATGACCATATCACCTCAGCGATCGGCGCAGCGCTGGCCGGGTGGGCAGGGGCTTCGCTCTTGTGCTATGTGACGCCGGCCGAACATTTGTCCCTGCCGAACATGGAAGACGTCCGCCAGGGTGTGATCGCTTATAAAATAGCGGCGCACGCGGCCGATATCGCGAGGCAGCGGGTCGGCGCGCGGGACCGCGATGACGAGTTGTCCCGGGCCCGTTTCAATTTTGACTGGAACCGTCAGTTTGCCTTGTCCATGGATCCGGAAGCCGCGCGGGCCAAGCACGATTCCACGCTGCCTCAGGAGAATTTTAAAGAGACGCCCTACTGTTCGATGTGCGGCCCGAAGTTCTGCGCGATGAAAATCACCCAGGATGTCCGCTGCCTCGAAGCCAAAAAACTGACGGAAACTCCCGCTGTCCGGTGA